Proteins from one Sphingopyxis terrae subsp. terrae NBRC 15098 genomic window:
- a CDS encoding ArsR/SmtB family transcription factor, whose protein sequence is MSIHDDFDRIFKALAHGVRRQILDDLKDQPLTTGALCDHFADLDRCTVMQHLKVLEEAGLVIAERRGRERWNHLNAMPIQDIHDRWIGPHAAAAAARLARFKQAVETQ, encoded by the coding sequence ATGTCAATCCACGACGATTTCGACCGCATCTTCAAGGCGCTCGCGCACGGCGTGCGGCGGCAGATTCTGGACGATCTGAAGGATCAGCCGCTCACGACAGGGGCGCTGTGCGACCATTTCGCCGATCTCGACCGCTGCACGGTGATGCAGCATCTGAAGGTGCTGGAGGAGGCGGGGCTGGTCATCGCCGAACGTCGCGGCCGCGAACGCTGGAACCATCTGAACGCGATGCCGATCCAGGACATTCACGACCGCTGGATCGGCCCGCATGCCGCAGCGGCGGCCGCGCGGCTTGCGCGGTTCAAGCAGGCTGTCGAAACGCAGTAG
- a CDS encoding fatty acid desaturase family protein produces MITTNPAAERIATPPAAPATKPPKSAIADDMAMIRAASELTRDLVNPNARIYWVDFLGSAFIGYAGVAAAILAPSTAWMLAAALIAVVALYRAGSFIHELTHIRKNALPGFRLVWNLLVGIPLLIPSFLYEGIHSLHHNRTKYGTVEDPEYLPLALMKPWTVPLFVVAAAFAPLALLFRFAVLTPLSFVIPPLRRVVMERYSGMIINPMFRRRRPEGDFRRQWAWQEGGAWAWSTLLIAGGVFGWVPLRALLIFGAIAAASLVLNQIRTLVAHLWENDGEVLTVTAQFLDSVNVPPPGLLPELWAPVGLRYHALHHLLPGVPYHALPEAHRRLQAALPGDSQYHAANYRSLPKLVMNLVAGSAKGTAG; encoded by the coding sequence ATGATCACGACCAATCCCGCTGCCGAACGGATCGCGACTCCCCCCGCGGCCCCGGCCACCAAGCCCCCCAAATCGGCGATTGCCGACGATATGGCGATGATCCGCGCGGCCTCGGAGCTGACGCGCGATCTCGTCAATCCGAACGCGCGCATCTATTGGGTCGATTTCCTCGGTTCGGCGTTCATCGGCTATGCCGGTGTCGCGGCTGCGATCCTGGCACCATCGACCGCATGGATGCTCGCCGCGGCGCTCATCGCCGTCGTAGCACTCTACCGCGCGGGCAGCTTCATCCATGAACTGACGCATATCCGCAAAAATGCGCTCCCCGGTTTCCGGCTGGTGTGGAACCTGCTCGTCGGCATCCCGCTGCTTATCCCTTCCTTCCTTTACGAAGGCATCCACAGCCTCCACCATAACCGTACCAAATATGGCACGGTCGAAGATCCCGAATATCTGCCGCTGGCGCTGATGAAGCCGTGGACGGTGCCGCTGTTCGTCGTCGCGGCCGCCTTTGCGCCGCTGGCGCTGCTTTTCCGCTTTGCGGTGCTGACCCCGCTGTCGTTCGTCATCCCGCCGCTTCGCCGCGTGGTGATGGAGCGCTATTCGGGGATGATCATCAACCCGATGTTCCGTCGCCGCCGGCCCGAAGGCGATTTCCGCCGCCAGTGGGCATGGCAGGAAGGCGGGGCCTGGGCCTGGTCGACGCTGCTGATTGCGGGGGGCGTGTTCGGCTGGGTGCCGCTACGCGCGCTACTGATCTTCGGCGCCATCGCGGCGGCCAGCCTCGTGCTCAACCAGATCCGCACGCTCGTTGCGCATCTGTGGGAAAATGACGGCGAGGTGCTGACCGTAACCGCGCAGTTCCTCGACAGCGTCAACGTCCCGCCGCCCGGCCTGCTTCCCGAGCTGTGGGCGCCGGTGGGACTGCGCTATCACGCGCTGCATCATCTGCTGCCCGGCGTTCCCTATCACGCGTTGCCCGAGGCGCACCGCCGCCTGCAGGCGGCACTGCCGGGCGATTCGCAATATCATGCCGCCAATTACCGCAGCCTGCCGAAGCTGGTGATGAATCTGGTCGCAGGCTCGGCCAAGGGAACAGCCGGCTGA
- a CDS encoding DUF1800 domain-containing protein, with translation MPSLYLAANRFGLGRRFDDPATDDPQAWLLRQLDDYDPVPAPIAALPGRAAIAAAYVEYQDDRRAMRRNAPDDVARKDGTGAAMDPELQRLSRSAIRTHYVDAAAARLANAVATPTPFPERLVHFWSNHFAVSADKLPVIGFAGNYEFEAIRPHIMGKFSDLLIAAVRHPAMLLYLDQAQSFGPDSPVSDRIRARGRRQALGLNENLAREIMELHTLGVRTGYTQADVTAFAKVLTGLTVAGLGRGAGQRMMPAGAADGDTVFIAPLHEPGAQSIMGKRYAQGGADQAEAVLLDLARHPATARHIATKLARHFSGDTPAPALVARLEADFLRTGGDLTSLYGTLVAAPEAWAAEPAMFKSPWDWTVSVMRSLKLPALGDRQNVPALFTQLGQPIWRPGSPAGYDDLVATWAGSAAMMQRVELASRIAGRIGDRVDARQLAPLILADALTTQTAQAVARADSPGQALALLYASPAFLRR, from the coding sequence ATGCCCAGCCTTTATCTTGCCGCCAACCGCTTCGGCCTCGGCCGCCGCTTCGACGATCCCGCGACCGACGATCCGCAGGCCTGGCTGCTGCGACAACTTGACGACTATGACCCGGTTCCCGCACCGATCGCCGCCTTGCCCGGCCGCGCCGCCATCGCCGCCGCCTATGTAGAATATCAGGACGACCGGCGAGCGATGCGCCGCAATGCGCCGGATGATGTCGCCCGGAAGGACGGCACAGGCGCGGCGATGGACCCCGAACTGCAACGCCTGTCGCGCTCCGCAATCCGCACCCATTATGTCGATGCGGCCGCCGCGCGGCTTGCCAATGCGGTCGCGACGCCAACGCCCTTCCCCGAACGGCTCGTCCACTTCTGGTCCAACCATTTCGCCGTGTCGGCCGACAAGCTGCCGGTGATCGGTTTTGCCGGCAATTACGAGTTCGAGGCGATCCGCCCGCACATAATGGGCAAATTTTCGGACCTGCTGATCGCGGCGGTGCGGCACCCCGCCATGCTGCTCTATCTCGATCAGGCGCAAAGTTTCGGGCCCGACAGTCCGGTTTCCGATCGCATCCGCGCGCGAGGCCGGCGGCAGGCGCTGGGGCTCAACGAAAATCTGGCGCGCGAGATCATGGAATTGCACACGCTGGGGGTGCGTACCGGCTATACGCAGGCCGACGTCACTGCCTTTGCGAAGGTGCTGACCGGGCTGACCGTCGCCGGGCTTGGCCGCGGCGCCGGGCAGCGGATGATGCCTGCGGGCGCGGCCGACGGCGACACCGTCTTTATCGCACCGCTGCACGAACCCGGCGCGCAGTCGATCATGGGCAAACGCTACGCGCAGGGTGGCGCGGACCAGGCCGAGGCGGTGCTGCTCGACCTTGCGCGGCATCCGGCGACCGCGCGGCACATCGCCACCAAACTGGCCCGGCATTTTTCCGGCGACACACCGGCCCCCGCGCTCGTCGCGCGGCTCGAGGCCGATTTCCTTCGGACCGGCGGCGACCTGACCTCGCTCTACGGCACGCTCGTCGCCGCGCCCGAGGCATGGGCGGCCGAACCCGCGATGTTCAAATCGCCGTGGGACTGGACCGTATCGGTGATGCGAAGCCTGAAACTGCCGGCGCTTGGCGACCGGCAGAATGTCCCGGCGCTGTTCACCCAGCTCGGCCAGCCGATCTGGCGCCCCGGATCGCCCGCCGGCTATGACGATCTGGTCGCGACCTGGGCCGGATCGGCGGCGATGATGCAGCGCGTCGAGCTCGCCAGCCGGATCGCCGGTCGCATCGGCGACCGCGTCGATGCCCGCCAGCTCGCGCCGCTGATCCTTGCCGACGCCTTGACGACGCAAACCGCGCAGGCGGTCGCCCGCGCCGACAGCCCCGGCCAGGCGCTCGCGCTGCTCTATGCCAGCCCGGCCTTTCTGCGGAGATAG
- a CDS encoding DUF1501 domain-containing protein, with protein sequence MTLSRRHMLISGLTIAAAGAVPRFAYAAAATPRRLVFVIQRGAADGLAIVAPTGDPAYAAARGALAEEAGGASLNGLFTLHPALAAGADLYRAKQAHFAHAVATAYRDRSHFDGQNVLEGGGSRPYEKSDGWVGRLLTLLPAAEREALAIAPAVPLALRGSAPVATYAPSRLPQADADLIARLSALYAGDALLHPLWDSAVKTQELAGDIGGNNGRNGADLGKLAASLMLPADGARAMMIETGGWDTHSGQRGRLTAQLRGLDQLVGALQVGLGPAWNDTLVVVATEFGRTVAVNGTGGTDHGTGSAAMFFGGALAGGGPVAGGMVSADWPGLSVANRLDGRDLKPTRSLESVIGAAIAHHYALDPARVMRTLYPDA encoded by the coding sequence ATGACCCTCTCGCGCCGCCATATGCTCATTAGCGGACTGACCATTGCCGCCGCCGGAGCGGTCCCGCGCTTTGCCTATGCCGCCGCGGCGACGCCGCGCCGGCTGGTGTTCGTGATCCAGCGCGGCGCCGCCGACGGCCTTGCGATCGTCGCACCGACGGGTGATCCCGCCTATGCCGCGGCGCGCGGCGCGCTCGCCGAAGAGGCCGGCGGCGCGAGCCTCAACGGCCTGTTCACGCTGCACCCGGCGCTTGCCGCCGGCGCCGATCTCTATCGCGCCAAGCAGGCGCATTTCGCGCACGCCGTCGCCACCGCCTATCGCGACCGGTCGCATTTCGATGGTCAGAATGTGCTCGAAGGCGGCGGCTCGCGCCCGTATGAAAAGAGCGACGGCTGGGTCGGGCGACTGCTGACGCTGCTGCCCGCCGCCGAGCGCGAGGCGCTCGCTATCGCGCCGGCGGTGCCACTGGCGCTGCGCGGCAGCGCCCCCGTCGCCACCTACGCCCCTAGCCGCCTGCCGCAGGCCGACGCCGATCTGATCGCGCGGCTGTCGGCGCTCTATGCCGGCGACGCACTGTTGCACCCGCTGTGGGACAGCGCGGTCAAGACACAGGAGCTGGCGGGCGACATCGGCGGCAACAATGGCCGCAATGGTGCCGATCTCGGCAAGCTCGCGGCATCATTGATGCTTCCTGCCGACGGGGCGCGGGCGATGATGATCGAAACCGGCGGCTGGGACACGCACAGCGGTCAGCGCGGGCGGCTGACGGCCCAGCTTCGCGGGCTCGACCAGCTGGTCGGCGCGCTGCAGGTCGGGCTTGGCCCGGCGTGGAACGACACGCTGGTCGTGGTCGCGACCGAATTCGGGCGCACGGTTGCGGTCAACGGCACCGGCGGCACCGACCATGGCACCGGATCGGCGGCGATGTTCTTCGGCGGTGCGCTGGCGGGCGGGGGGCCGGTCGCGGGCGGAATGGTCTCGGCCGACTGGCCGGGGCTGAGCGTCGCGAACCGCCTCGACGGCCGCGACCTCAAACCGACGCGCAGCCTCGAAAGCGTGATCGGCGCCGCGATCGCGCATCACTATGCGCTTGATCCCGCGCGGGTGATGCGGACGCTCTATCCCGACGCCTGA
- a CDS encoding class II glutamine amidotransferase, whose translation MCRAMMYLGEPVQLDDLLFKPDSSLVNQAYMPRMLHMLNLAGFGMMAWDSTSFVPDVPHRYRSPSLPIFDGNLKSLAIKTRAECVIAHVRGVAYSTSVKVSEQNTHPFHFPGAAVAMAHNGDIYRIGDLKRTLAEAIAPDLLAQISGSTDSEWVYALLLSQLADWRAEPAPDELVAAVQRTVDLVEAARRRHGIAISSSCNLFLTTGRQILGLRHCFDFGHYRTGSPDQLHEANMNFLSMWFTTGRDYGLHDGEWQMVGGEEEPRAIIIASEPLSSNSATWMPVPEYAMVHAVMDGKRPDFRVIPLER comes from the coding sequence ATGTGCCGTGCGATGATGTATCTGGGCGAACCGGTGCAGCTCGACGATCTGTTGTTCAAGCCCGACTCCAGCCTCGTCAATCAGGCCTATATGCCGCGCATGTTGCACATGCTGAATCTCGCCGGGTTCGGGATGATGGCGTGGGATTCGACCAGTTTCGTGCCCGATGTGCCGCACCGTTACCGATCCCCCTCGCTGCCAATTTTCGACGGCAATCTGAAATCGCTGGCGATCAAGACGCGCGCCGAATGTGTGATCGCACATGTCCGCGGGGTGGCCTATTCGACCAGCGTCAAGGTGAGCGAACAGAATACCCACCCCTTTCATTTTCCCGGCGCCGCGGTGGCGATGGCGCATAATGGCGACATCTATCGCATCGGCGATCTCAAGCGCACGCTGGCGGAGGCAATCGCGCCCGACTTGCTCGCGCAGATCTCGGGATCGACCGACAGCGAATGGGTCTATGCGCTGCTGCTATCGCAGCTGGCCGACTGGCGCGCCGAGCCCGCGCCCGATGAACTGGTGGCCGCGGTCCAGCGGACGGTGGATCTGGTCGAGGCGGCGCGGCGCCGGCACGGCATCGCCATTTCATCGAGCTGCAATCTCTTTCTGACCACCGGCCGCCAGATATTGGGGCTGCGCCACTGTTTCGATTTCGGCCATTACCGCACCGGATCGCCCGACCAGCTCCACGAAGCCAATATGAACTTCCTGTCGATGTGGTTCACCACCGGGCGCGACTACGGTTTGCACGATGGCGAGTGGCAAATGGTCGGCGGCGAAGAGGAACCGCGCGCGATCATCATCGCGTCCGAACCGCTTTCGTCGAACAGCGCGACATGGATGCCGGTGCCCGAATATGCGATGGTCCACGCGGTTATGGACGGAAAGCGGCCCGATTTCCGGGTGATCCCGCTGGAGCGCTAG
- a CDS encoding cyclic nucleotide-binding domain-containing protein, with protein sequence MTPLSADQLADVPLFAGLGDAERDELATAFAPRHFADGEAILIQNERADGLYLIADGRVEIGKRLPGGGLATLAQAGPGEVIGDMALIGRDLRRSAMGIARGPVATWHLPAEQFRAALAQLRPASLQLQAALGRAIAQRIQGKTGDIAALLARWPDSFAARPQRALPPVAEDDFAAEAFLARLPCCAAMSAAQRLAFWNAGRRVDVAADRDLAAPGGDPACIWLVVRGAVRSALPHRAGIYQLTVTGPGQLVGLAPALLDSPHDRVLRSSEQTTLLAFDHAIFSELLATGDSLARELGMSVNADLVTALDTLDQVEARIVAMRRGHSVAA encoded by the coding sequence ATGACGCCGCTGTCCGCCGATCAACTGGCGGACGTCCCGCTCTTCGCCGGACTGGGTGACGCCGAACGGGACGAACTTGCGACCGCCTTTGCGCCGCGCCACTTCGCCGACGGCGAGGCGATCCTGATCCAGAACGAGCGCGCCGACGGTCTCTATCTGATCGCGGACGGCCGCGTCGAAATCGGCAAACGGCTGCCCGGTGGCGGGCTCGCCACGCTGGCCCAGGCCGGGCCGGGCGAGGTGATCGGCGACATGGCGCTGATCGGCCGCGATCTTCGGCGGTCGGCGATGGGCATCGCGCGCGGGCCGGTGGCGACCTGGCACCTGCCGGCCGAACAATTTCGCGCCGCGCTGGCGCAGCTTCGGCCGGCATCGCTGCAATTGCAGGCGGCCCTCGGCCGTGCGATCGCGCAGCGCATCCAAGGGAAGACCGGCGACATTGCCGCGCTCCTCGCGCGCTGGCCGGACAGTTTTGCCGCCCGCCCGCAGCGCGCGCTGCCGCCTGTCGCCGAAGATGATTTCGCCGCCGAAGCCTTTCTGGCGCGGCTGCCCTGCTGCGCGGCGATGAGCGCGGCCCAGCGGCTCGCTTTCTGGAATGCCGGTCGCCGTGTCGATGTGGCCGCCGATCGCGATCTGGCCGCGCCGGGCGGCGATCCCGCGTGCATCTGGCTTGTCGTGCGCGGCGCGGTGCGCAGCGCGCTGCCGCATCGCGCGGGCATTTACCAGCTCACCGTGACCGGACCGGGGCAGCTCGTCGGGCTGGCCCCCGCGCTGTTGGACAGCCCGCACGACCGGGTGCTGCGTAGCAGCGAGCAGACCACGCTGCTGGCTTTCGATCACGCGATCTTTTCCGAACTGCTGGCGACCGGCGACAGCCTGGCGCGCGAGCTCGGTATGTCGGTCAACGCCGATCTCGTGACCGCGCTCGATACGCTCGATCAGGTCGAGGCCCGGATCGTGGCGATGCGCCGCGGACATTCCGTCGCCGCTTAG
- the xth gene encoding exodeoxyribonuclease III, translating to MKVATFNINGIKARMPRLVEWLDETQPDVVCLQELKSSDETMPTKEIEAAGYGFLYHGQKGFNGVAILAKGTDPVEVQRGLAGEAEDEQSRYLEADVFGVRIGAIYLPNGNPHPGPKFDYKLRWMARLRERAKALLASEIPAILAGDYNVIPHDDDVWDVRGMADDALMQPESRDAWFRILGDGWTDAIRSRHPAGHVWTFWDYQAGGWQRDHGFRIDHLLLSPAMADRLIDAQVDKAYRGREKASDHAPTWATFA from the coding sequence ATGAAAGTCGCCACCTTCAACATCAACGGGATCAAGGCGCGGATGCCGCGTCTTGTCGAATGGCTCGATGAAACGCAGCCCGATGTCGTCTGCCTGCAGGAACTGAAATCGAGCGACGAAACGATGCCGACCAAGGAGATCGAGGCGGCGGGCTACGGCTTCCTCTATCACGGGCAAAAAGGCTTCAACGGCGTCGCAATCCTCGCCAAGGGGACCGATCCGGTCGAAGTGCAGCGCGGACTCGCCGGCGAGGCCGAGGACGAACAGTCACGTTATCTGGAGGCGGATGTTTTCGGCGTCCGCATCGGGGCGATCTATCTTCCCAACGGCAATCCGCATCCCGGCCCCAAATTCGATTACAAGCTGCGCTGGATGGCCCGGCTGCGCGAACGCGCGAAGGCGCTGCTCGCAAGCGAAATTCCCGCGATCCTGGCAGGCGACTATAATGTCATCCCACACGATGACGATGTGTGGGACGTGCGCGGCATGGCGGACGATGCGCTCATGCAGCCCGAATCGCGCGACGCGTGGTTCCGAATTCTCGGCGATGGCTGGACCGATGCGATCCGCAGCCGCCATCCGGCCGGGCATGTCTGGACCTTCTGGGATTATCAGGCCGGCGGGTGGCAGCGCGACCATGGTTTCCGCATCGACCATCTGCTGCTAAGCCCCGCGATGGCCGACCGCCTGATCGATGCGCAGGTCGACAAGGCGTATCGCGGCCGCGAAAAGGCGAGCGACCACGCGCCAACCTGGGCCACCTTTGCATGA
- the erpA gene encoding iron-sulfur cluster insertion protein ErpA: MATQIDDITLSPAAAARVRWIAERKGGVEPALRLAVDGGGCSGFTYRFGLAESIDADDRVTETDGVKLVVDSISLDLLRGCIVDFVDSLGGSSFKVENPNAASGCGCGSSFSI; this comes from the coding sequence ATGGCCACGCAGATCGACGATATCACCCTGTCTCCCGCCGCTGCGGCGCGCGTCCGCTGGATCGCCGAACGCAAGGGCGGCGTGGAACCTGCACTGCGCCTTGCAGTCGACGGCGGCGGCTGTTCGGGCTTCACCTATCGCTTCGGTCTGGCTGAAAGCATCGACGCCGATGACCGCGTCACCGAAACCGACGGGGTCAAGCTGGTGGTCGATTCGATCAGCCTCGATCTGTTGCGCGGCTGCATCGTCGATTTTGTCGATTCGCTCGGCGGATCTTCGTTCAAGGTCGAAAATCCCAACGCCGCCTCGGGCTGCGGTTGCGGCTCCAGCTTCTCGATCTGA
- a CDS encoding M23 family metallopeptidase: MTVPAAHAVEGSSDAGIVVPDEPDEDSVPGAPTQRDDSEAYAIFQAWKRLDTGLTANIGIAIPSRRPIEQMSLSSSYGMRVHPITGKLARHNGVDIPAPYGTPIYATADGIVGRAQRLGGYGNYVEIEHGNAIETRYGHMSSFVVQPGQQVKKGDVIGYVGSTGRSTGNHLHYEVRIDGEPVNPMPFVRSDSMTIAALTGDKLAMGGPE, from the coding sequence ATGACTGTTCCGGCTGCACATGCGGTCGAAGGCAGCAGCGACGCGGGCATCGTCGTCCCCGACGAACCCGATGAGGACAGCGTCCCGGGGGCACCGACGCAGCGCGACGACAGCGAAGCCTATGCGATTTTTCAGGCGTGGAAGCGTCTCGACACGGGGCTGACGGCCAATATTGGCATCGCGATCCCGTCGCGCCGTCCGATCGAGCAGATGTCGCTCTCGTCTTCGTATGGCATGCGCGTCCACCCGATTACCGGCAAGCTCGCGCGTCACAATGGCGTCGACATTCCGGCGCCTTATGGCACCCCCATCTACGCCACCGCCGACGGCATTGTCGGCCGCGCCCAGCGCCTCGGCGGCTACGGCAATTATGTCGAAATCGAACATGGCAACGCGATCGAGACGCGCTACGGCCATATGTCGTCCTTCGTCGTGCAGCCCGGGCAGCAGGTGAAGAAGGGCGATGTCATCGGCTATGTCGGTTCGACCGGCCGCTCGACCGGCAACCATCTCCATTACGAAGTCCGCATCGACGGCGAACCGGTCAACCCGATGCCGTTCGTGCGGTCGGATTCGATGACGATCGCGGCGCTCACCGGCGACAAGCTGGCCATGGGCGGTCCCGAGTAA
- a CDS encoding ferritin-like domain-containing protein: MQSLGEAARAVLLTADPHDKRRAARALARAWRRGALAQRCDVAMPDQPAWPAEPALLPPNQMPRRRKGGSERGRIAMLHALAHIEFVAIDLAVDLLGRFGDRFPRGFVDDWIAVAADEAMHFALLERRLRTLGSHYGALPAHAGLWEAAAATADDPLARLAIVPMVLEARGLDVTPATVTRFRAQGDEASAKILERIYTDEIRHVSAGTVWFNWMCDELGFAPAPTWQTLVKSRFRGVLKPPFNDSARRDAGLTQEYYAVIAS; encoded by the coding sequence ATGCAAAGCCTGGGCGAAGCGGCGCGCGCGGTCCTGCTGACGGCGGACCCGCACGACAAGCGCCGCGCGGCGCGGGCGTTGGCGCGGGCGTGGCGCCGCGGCGCGCTTGCCCAGCGCTGCGACGTGGCGATGCCGGATCAGCCCGCCTGGCCGGCCGAGCCCGCGCTGCTGCCGCCGAACCAGATGCCGCGCCGCCGCAAGGGCGGCTCCGAGCGGGGTCGCATCGCGATGCTCCATGCGCTGGCGCATATCGAATTCGTCGCGATCGATCTGGCGGTCGATCTGTTGGGGCGCTTCGGCGACCGCTTCCCGCGCGGCTTCGTCGATGACTGGATCGCCGTCGCGGCCGACGAGGCGATGCATTTCGCGCTGCTCGAGCGGCGCCTGCGCACGCTTGGCAGTCACTATGGCGCGCTGCCCGCCCATGCAGGCCTGTGGGAAGCGGCGGCGGCGACCGCCGACGATCCGCTCGCGCGGCTGGCGATTGTGCCAATGGTGCTGGAGGCGCGCGGCCTCGACGTGACGCCCGCCACCGTCACGCGCTTCCGCGCCCAAGGCGACGAGGCTTCGGCAAAGATATTGGAGCGCATTTATACCGACGAGATCCGGCATGTGAGCGCCGGCACTGTCTGGTTCAACTGGATGTGCGACGAATTGGGATTCGCCCCGGCGCCGACATGGCAAACCCTCGTGAAATCGCGATTTCGCGGGGTGCTGAAGCCGCCGTTCAACGACTCGGCGCGCCGGGATGCCGGTTTAACGCAAGAATACTACGCTGTTATTGCTTCGTAA